AAGGTCGTCTGCGCTATACAGTCTGTAGCCATCGAGTCTCCTCTCATTTGTGCGTCGAAGCGTCCAGTCACCGCTTCTATAGCACGCTCGCGAGACTCGGTGGCTCTTTTGTCTCATCTTTCGTGAATAATCCAGGCTAGGTCGGGCTGCCAGGGAGAGCGCCCATGATGACCGCAGACGAGCTCCGGAAGAAGCCGCAGCTCTACTACGACGACGTCGAGGTGGGCCAGGCGATGCCCACGCTGGTCATCGGCCCACTGACCCCCACGCACCTCTTCCGGTGGAGCTCGGCGATCGAAAACTGGCACCGGATCCACTACGATCAGAGCTTCGCGATCTACCATGACGGCCTGCCGAACATCCTGGGCCAGGGCTCGTGGAAGCAGAGCATCATGCCCCGCTACCTGAAAGACCTGTGCCTCCCCGACGGGTGGCCATGGAAGGTGTCCTTCCAGCACCGCGCCATGATCGTGCCGGGCGACACCATCACCTGCTGGGCGACGGTCACCGGCAAGCGCGAGCAGGAGGGGCTCGGTTACGCCGACCTGGAGGTCGGTATGCGGCTCCAGAACGGCGTCGAGAGCTGTCCGGGCACGGCGACCATCGTGCTTCCCATTCGCGGCGGCCGGCCGGTCCCGTACCCCTTCGTGCCACTGAAGAGCGCATAGCCAGGCAAGGACGCCTCGACACCGGAGCGGGAACGCTCATTGAGTGCCGGGTCGCAAGGGAGGCGACATGGGACGCTGGATAGCCATCGGGACCGCGCCCGGATGGGGCGACATCGCGAAGTTCGGGGCGGAGCTGGCCGAGACGAGCAAGTGGCGGCCGGACCCGCAGACGACGATCACGACGGTCTTCGCCCTCGGAGACGGACGCTTGCTGGCGGAATGCCACGCCGTCAGGCAGGAGGACTTCGAGGCCTGGCTGCGACAGAGGGGATGGCAGGTCGAGAGCCTGACACCGATCAAACACCTGGCGAAGACGGGGAGCATCTGGAAGGTCAGCTGAGCCCGAATGTCCGGGCGTGGGAGGTGTCAGATGGCGGCACAGGTCAGGCGTCACCCGATGCGGTTCACCGTCGTTGCGCTCGCGCTCCTGGTCCTGTCGGCGCTCGCGGCGATTCCCGCTGTGGTCCAGTCGGCGGACGCCCCGCGCAGGGGCGGCGTCCTGCTGGCGGCCATCGCCGCCGAGCCGCCGAGCCTCGACCCCCACCAGGAGGCCACCTTCGCCAACATCCAGATGGTGGCGCCGTGCTACAGCACGCTGCTGCAGTTCGACCCGTACCACTTCCCGAAGGTCATCGGGGACTTGGCCACCGAGTGGAAGGTCGCGCCCGACGGGCGGACCTACTCGTTCAAGATCCGTCAGGGGGTCCGGTTCCACGACGGCTCGCCGCTGACAGCGGCCGACGTGAAGGCGAGCTACGACAAGATCATTTTCCCGCCCTCGGGGGTCCGCAGCACGCGCAAGAGCGGTTACTCGACGGTCGAGGCGGTCGAGGCCCCCGACCCCGGCACCGTGGTGTTCAGGCTCAAATTCGCGGCGGCGTCCCTCCTGATGAACCTGGCCTCGCCGTGGAACGTGATCTATCCGAAGAAGTACCTGGACCAGGACCCGAACTACTTCAAGACGCACGTCCTCGGCTCGGGGCCGTTCAAGTTCAAGAGCTACGTGCACGGCTCGACGTTCGAGGGGGAGCGGAACCCCGACTACTTCGTGAAGGAGCGGCCGTACCTGGACGGCTACAAGTTCTTCATCAGCACGGACACCTCGGTGCGGGCGGCGGCGATCCGGTCGGGCCGGGCGTACATCGAGTTCCGCGACCTGCCGCTGGCCGAGGTGGAGGCGATCAAGAAGCAGCTCGGCGACAAGGTCGTCGTCCAGGAGACGCCCGTGACCGCCTCCTGGGG
The sequence above is drawn from the Candidatus Rokuibacteriota bacterium genome and encodes:
- a CDS encoding ABC transporter substrate-binding protein; protein product: MAAQVRRHPMRFTVVALALLVLSALAAIPAVVQSADAPRRGGVLLAAIAAEPPSLDPHQEATFANIQMVAPCYSTLLQFDPYHFPKVIGDLATEWKVAPDGRTYSFKIRQGVRFHDGSPLTAADVKASYDKIIFPPSGVRSTRKSGYSTVEAVEAPDPGTVVFRLKFAAASLLMNLASPWNVIYPKKYLDQDPNYFKTHVLGSGPFKFKSYVHGSTFEGERNPDYFVKERPYLDGYKFFISTDTSVRAAAIRSGRAYIEFRDLPLAEVEAIKKQLGDKVVVQETPVTASWGIWLNNTAKPFNDVRVRKALALGLDRYTMSRVLYPINGLKLVGSAMRPGSEWALPQAELEKLPGFWRDSEKSRAEARRLLAEAGYPNGLKLVLKNRNIRLPYQDFAVFVIQEWRKIGVEAEHRPVETAAWFADGQNTGNFEAIVSAPVRFMDDPDVFMNRYTTGDTENWGRVSDPRLDDLFARETRELDPVERKKLVNEMDRIVLENAYYLPGLWWTRNVVHWAKVKNYVAPPNYYSNQKLQDVWLAED
- a CDS encoding acyl dehydratase, whose translation is MMTADELRKKPQLYYDDVEVGQAMPTLVIGPLTPTHLFRWSSAIENWHRIHYDQSFAIYHDGLPNILGQGSWKQSIMPRYLKDLCLPDGWPWKVSFQHRAMIVPGDTITCWATVTGKREQEGLGYADLEVGMRLQNGVESCPGTATIVLPIRGGRPVPYPFVPLKSA